Proteins encoded in a region of the Methanofollis tationis genome:
- a CDS encoding AMP-binding protein: MVTGSYACGHSVKPLMGETIGDMLNRIAARYPDNEALVSVHQNIRWTYREFRDRADALARGLMALGVERGDRVAIWAMNYAEWTLTQFATAKIGAILVNINPAYRVYEFEYALKQAEVSTLILQGRFKTSDYVGMFYEACPEAIDARAGRISSEKFPFLKNVVFMGDIPYNGMFTWDELIAKGAGISPDELREREESLNFDDAINIQYTSGTTGYPKGVVLTHHGVMNNGYFIGEGMGFTEKDRLCIPVPFYHCFGMVLSNMASVTHGTTMVIPCPVFDAEAVLQALQNERCTAVHGVPTMFIAELSHPNFGKYDYSTLRTGIMAGSPCPIEVMKKVNVLMNMRDIVIVYGQTELSPGVTMTTVDDPLEKRVGTVGRAFPHTEIKIIDPNTKRILPRGEVGEICARGYMSMKCYYNNPSATRATLDANGWLYTGDLGVMDEEGYVKMSGRLKEMVIRGGENIYPREIEEFLHHHPKISDAYVIGVPDERYGEELMAWVATKPGMTVTPDEIISFCTGQIARYKIPKYYKFVTEFPMSVTGKIQKFKMQKMAIEELGLEADSKIETA, encoded by the coding sequence ATGGTCACCGGCAGTTACGCATGCGGACACTCGGTCAAACCGCTGATGGGGGAGACCATCGGCGATATGCTGAACCGGATCGCCGCCAGATACCCGGACAACGAGGCGCTGGTCTCGGTCCACCAGAACATCCGCTGGACGTACAGGGAGTTCCGTGATAGGGCCGACGCTCTTGCACGGGGTCTGATGGCCCTCGGCGTGGAGCGCGGCGACCGCGTCGCCATCTGGGCGATGAACTATGCCGAGTGGACGCTCACGCAGTTCGCCACTGCAAAGATCGGCGCCATCCTGGTGAACATCAATCCGGCCTACCGGGTCTATGAATTCGAGTACGCCCTCAAGCAGGCCGAAGTCTCGACCCTGATCCTCCAGGGCCGGTTCAAGACCTCGGACTACGTGGGGATGTTCTACGAGGCCTGCCCCGAGGCGATCGACGCCCGCGCCGGCAGGATCTCCTCCGAGAAATTCCCCTTCCTCAAGAACGTCGTCTTCATGGGCGACATCCCGTACAACGGCATGTTCACCTGGGACGAACTGATCGCAAAGGGCGCCGGCATCAGCCCGGACGAACTCAGGGAACGCGAGGAGTCGCTCAACTTCGACGACGCCATCAACATCCAGTACACGAGCGGCACCACCGGTTACCCGAAAGGCGTCGTCCTCACCCACCACGGCGTCATGAACAACGGCTACTTCATCGGCGAGGGGATGGGCTTTACCGAGAAGGACCGTCTCTGCATCCCGGTGCCCTTCTACCACTGCTTCGGTATGGTCCTCTCGAACATGGCCTCGGTCACCCACGGCACCACGATGGTGATCCCCTGCCCGGTCTTCGACGCCGAGGCCGTGCTCCAGGCGCTCCAGAACGAGCGGTGCACCGCCGTGCACGGCGTGCCGACGATGTTCATCGCCGAACTCTCGCACCCGAACTTCGGCAAATACGATTATTCGACCCTGCGCACCGGGATCATGGCCGGATCGCCCTGCCCGATCGAGGTGATGAAGAAGGTCAACGTCCTGATGAACATGCGCGACATCGTCATCGTCTACGGCCAGACCGAACTCTCGCCGGGCGTGACGATGACCACCGTGGACGACCCCCTGGAAAAGCGGGTCGGGACGGTCGGACGGGCGTTTCCGCACACCGAGATCAAGATCATCGACCCGAATACCAAGCGGATCCTACCGCGCGGCGAGGTCGGGGAGATCTGCGCCCGCGGCTACATGTCGATGAAGTGCTACTACAACAACCCCTCGGCCACCCGTGCGACGCTCGACGCCAACGGCTGGCTTTATACCGGGGACCTCGGCGTCATGGACGAGGAGGGCTACGTGAAGATGTCAGGCCGCCTCAAGGAGATGGTGATCCGCGGCGGCGAGAACATCTACCCGCGCGAGATCGAGGAGTTCCTCCACCACCACCCCAAGATCTCCGACGCCTACGTGATCGGCGTCCCTGACGAGCGCTACGGCGAAGAGTTGATGGCGTGGGTCGCCACAAAGCCCGGCATGACGGTGACGCCCGATGAGATCATCTCGTTCTGCACCGGCCAGATCGCCCGCTACAAGATCCCGAAATACTACAAGTTCGTCACCGAGTTCCCGATGTCGGTCACCGGGAAGATCCAGAAGTTCAAGATGCAGAAGATGGCGATCGAGGAGCTCGGGCTTGAGGCCGACTCGAAGATCGAGACTGCCTGA
- a CDS encoding HPr kinase/phosphorylase, whose product MVYAVHLIPIREKEEYVERYAPQVRYEVKSEVYGCCIKLLTDDKTVKERWEENFYFISQGIRSHGRLYVVADPGVPEDTVLYDPASKTAFLINISYYGWIKSLALSVAGDVLEDGHGIYSVHGACIDVAGRGCCIIGVSGAGKTTQTYGLLRDGTTRVVADDWFYARIYGKEVFAYGSEKNFYIRADLATVWSAYVDLLALADFDAEGRAVVDLRLVTGKGRILPMTTLRQVFILYRDPEAPLTPRHPSAGETLSLLEENGWFNPHLLVRSPFKEDLRRQFFSALCVAADVVLVNTAGTPEETQRILASLIRG is encoded by the coding sequence ATGGTCTATGCGGTGCACCTGATCCCGATCAGGGAGAAGGAGGAATATGTGGAGCGTTATGCCCCGCAGGTCAGGTACGAGGTGAAGTCCGAGGTCTACGGCTGCTGCATAAAACTGTTGACCGATGATAAAACGGTGAAGGAACGGTGGGAGGAGAACTTCTATTTCATCTCGCAGGGCATCCGGTCTCACGGGCGGCTCTACGTCGTCGCCGACCCGGGGGTTCCTGAGGACACTGTGCTCTACGACCCGGCCTCAAAGACGGCCTTTCTGATCAACATCAGTTATTATGGCTGGATCAAGTCTCTCGCTCTCTCGGTGGCCGGGGATGTCCTCGAGGACGGGCACGGGATCTATTCTGTCCATGGCGCCTGCATCGATGTAGCCGGCCGGGGATGCTGCATTATCGGGGTGTCAGGGGCCGGAAAGACCACCCAGACCTATGGTCTTCTGCGGGACGGGACGACTCGGGTCGTCGCCGACGACTGGTTCTATGCCCGCATCTACGGGAAGGAGGTCTTCGCCTACGGTTCCGAGAAGAACTTCTACATCAGGGCCGACCTCGCCACGGTCTGGTCGGCGTACGTCGATCTTCTTGCCCTGGCCGACTTCGACGCCGAGGGGCGGGCAGTCGTCGACCTCCGTCTTGTCACCGGCAAGGGGCGCATCCTTCCGATGACGACGCTGCGGCAGGTGTTCATCCTCTACCGCGACCCGGAAGCGCCCCTTACCCCCAGGCATCCCTCTGCCGGGGAGACGCTTTCGCTGCTCGAGGAAAACGGCTGGTTCAACCCCCATCTCCTCGTGAGATCGCCGTTCAAGGAGGATTTGAGGCGGCAGTTCTTCTCTGCGCTGTGCGTGGCGGCTGATGTGGTCCTGGTCAACACGGCTGGAACACCGGAAGAGACCCAGCGCATCCTTGCATCCCTGATACGCGGCTGA
- a CDS encoding amidohydrolase: MTEIPQGESVLIRDVEIGRARVNIRVEGGRIAAIGADVGGEAAVVIEGGGAVALPGLYNTHTHAAMTLLRGYADDMPLQDWLSTKIWPLEAHLTGEDVYRGTKLACLEMIRSGTVAFNDMYFFMEDAARAVDEMGMKAQLAYGFIDLFDEEKREKEIKATEKTVAAIKRRGNPRIRAAVGPHAVYTVSPEGLRWCAEFSRQQNIGIHVHLSETEGEVKDCIEKTGMRPPTLLDKCGCINPRTVAAHCCWLDTADCTLLGDRGAHASHNPTSNMKLAVHRAMPYAWLKDAGAGVCLGTDGCASNNNQDMFEEMKFAALLQKFFWNSQTLLPAEQTLAMATANGAAAMGFDGGRLEKGAAADIVLLDRNAACNTPLHNPVSNAVYSCNGSAVTTVICNGRILMQDRFVPGEEEILAGARTAAAGLLARAAESQTEE; encoded by the coding sequence ATGACAGAAATACCGCAGGGAGAGAGCGTCCTGATCAGGGATGTTGAGATCGGAAGAGCGCGGGTGAACATCAGGGTCGAAGGCGGCCGGATCGCCGCGATCGGTGCCGATGTCGGCGGCGAAGCGGCAGTCGTCATCGAGGGGGGCGGCGCCGTCGCCCTGCCCGGGCTGTACAACACCCACACCCACGCCGCAATGACCCTTTTACGCGGCTACGCCGACGACATGCCCCTGCAGGACTGGCTCTCCACGAAGATATGGCCCCTCGAAGCGCACCTGACCGGGGAAGACGTCTACCGGGGAACAAAACTCGCATGCCTCGAGATGATCAGGTCCGGGACAGTCGCCTTCAACGACATGTACTTCTTCATGGAGGATGCGGCGCGGGCCGTCGACGAGATGGGCATGAAGGCGCAGCTCGCCTACGGCTTTATCGACCTCTTCGACGAGGAGAAGCGGGAGAAGGAGATCAAAGCGACGGAAAAAACCGTCGCCGCGATAAAGAGAAGAGGAAACCCCAGAATCCGGGCGGCGGTCGGCCCACACGCCGTCTACACGGTCTCGCCCGAAGGGCTGCGCTGGTGCGCCGAGTTCTCGCGCCAGCAGAACATCGGGATCCACGTCCACCTCTCCGAGACCGAGGGGGAGGTCAAAGACTGCATCGAAAAGACCGGGATGCGCCCGCCGACCCTGCTGGACAAATGCGGCTGCATCAACCCGAGGACCGTCGCCGCACACTGCTGCTGGCTGGACACCGCCGACTGCACCCTGCTCGGCGACCGCGGGGCCCATGCCTCGCACAACCCCACCTCCAACATGAAGCTCGCCGTGCACCGGGCAATGCCCTATGCCTGGCTGAAAGACGCCGGGGCCGGGGTCTGCCTGGGAACCGACGGCTGCGCCTCCAACAACAACCAGGACATGTTCGAGGAGATGAAGTTCGCCGCCCTCCTCCAGAAGTTCTTCTGGAACTCGCAGACCCTCCTGCCCGCCGAGCAGACGCTTGCAATGGCGACGGCGAACGGTGCGGCGGCGATGGGCTTCGACGGCGGCCGGCTTGAAAAAGGGGCGGCCGCCGACATCGTGCTCCTCGACCGCAACGCCGCCTGCAACACCCCGCTCCACAATCCGGTCTCGAACGCCGTCTACTCCTGCAACGGATCGGCCGTGACGACGGTGATCTGCAACGGCAGGATCCTCATGCAGGACCGCTTCGTACCGGGCGAGGAGGAGATCCTGGCAGGGGCGCGGACGGCGGCGGCCGGCCTCCTTGCCCGCGCCGCCGAGAGCCAGACAGAAGAATAA
- a CDS encoding MTAP family purine nucleoside phosphorylase → MLGIIGGTSLLYCTLPALEKRTVATPYGPAEVMAGEIAIVLRHQFGMPPHRINYRAQMAALALCGVDRIVTFGSVGSLKPAIPPGTVIVPTDYLSLTDIPSFHDHAIEHVMPALDDGMIRHLSRALPGAMVGGTYAQTRGPRIETVAEVRGLAKVADVVGMTVASEATLARELGIPVAAVCTVDNYANGLSEEVLTYEHILATSKKFAQRTENIVESVIKEMG, encoded by the coding sequence ATGCTCGGGATCATCGGCGGGACCAGCCTCCTCTACTGCACCCTCCCGGCACTCGAGAAACGAACGGTCGCAACGCCCTATGGCCCGGCCGAGGTGATGGCCGGAGAGATTGCCATCGTGCTGCGCCACCAGTTCGGAATGCCACCGCACCGGATCAACTACCGTGCCCAGATGGCCGCCCTCGCCCTCTGCGGGGTGGACCGGATCGTCACCTTCGGCTCGGTCGGTTCGCTGAAACCGGCGATCCCGCCCGGCACGGTGATCGTCCCGACCGACTATCTCAGCCTCACTGACATCCCGTCCTTCCACGACCACGCCATCGAGCATGTGATGCCAGCGCTCGACGACGGGATGATCAGGCATCTCTCCCGGGCCCTCCCCGGGGCGATGGTCGGCGGCACCTATGCGCAGACGCGCGGGCCGCGGATCGAGACGGTCGCCGAGGTGCGCGGCCTCGCGAAGGTCGCCGACGTCGTCGGGATGACCGTGGCCTCGGAGGCAACGCTCGCCCGGGAACTCGGCATCCCGGTCGCCGCCGTCTGCACCGTGGACAACTATGCAAACGGCCTCTCCGAAGAGGTGCTCACCTACGAGCACATCCTCGCCACCTCGAAGAAATTTGCGCAGAGAACAGAGAATATCGTCGAATCGGTCATCAAAGAAATGGGATAA
- a CDS encoding nicotinate phosphoribosyltransferase — MSRFHIVNDDTIARGGCTDVYFARCEEVLEKEGKNPRVTVEVTTTGVPGGRGIFCGLDNALALLEGLPVDVDAMPEGSAFYPREPVMRIAGRYRDFGRFETALLGFLCHASGVATAAARIKGAAGGRQVYSFGSRRQHPAIAPMIERAAWIGGVDGVSNTTAPPGIPVVGTMPHAYVMCHASPEEAWIAFDRHMPPGVPRLMLCDTFGDEKEECLKAAETGVATAVRLDTPRSRRGDMRAILEEVRWELDTHGHGDVGIFLSGGITEEDVLAYRDIVTAFGVGGAIANAQVIDFSLDIVEIEGRACAKRGKWSGTKQVWERPDGLHTILPVSVPGPADAAPMLVAQVRAGTIVGDTGMEAARARVLALL, encoded by the coding sequence ATGAGCCGGTTTCATATCGTAAACGACGATACGATCGCCCGCGGCGGATGCACAGATGTCTATTTTGCCCGCTGCGAGGAGGTTCTTGAAAAGGAGGGAAAAAATCCCCGCGTCACCGTCGAGGTGACGACGACCGGCGTCCCGGGTGGCCGCGGGATCTTCTGCGGCCTGGACAACGCCCTGGCCCTGCTGGAGGGGCTGCCGGTGGACGTCGATGCGATGCCTGAGGGGAGCGCCTTTTACCCGCGCGAGCCGGTAATGCGGATTGCCGGGCGCTACCGGGACTTCGGGCGGTTCGAGACTGCCCTCCTCGGCTTTCTCTGCCATGCCTCGGGCGTCGCCACCGCCGCCGCCCGGATCAAAGGTGCGGCCGGCGGGCGGCAGGTCTACTCCTTTGGATCACGGCGGCAGCACCCGGCGATCGCCCCGATGATCGAGCGGGCGGCATGGATCGGGGGCGTGGACGGCGTCTCGAACACCACGGCACCGCCCGGCATCCCGGTGGTCGGGACGATGCCGCATGCCTATGTGATGTGCCATGCCTCGCCTGAAGAGGCGTGGATTGCCTTTGACCGCCATATGCCGCCGGGCGTGCCGCGCCTGATGCTCTGCGACACTTTCGGTGACGAGAAGGAGGAGTGCCTGAAGGCGGCCGAGACCGGGGTGGCGACCGCCGTCCGTCTGGACACGCCGCGGTCGCGGCGGGGGGATATGCGCGCCATCCTCGAGGAGGTGCGCTGGGAACTCGACACCCACGGCCACGGCGACGTCGGGATCTTCCTTTCCGGCGGGATCACCGAGGAGGATGTCCTCGCCTACCGGGATATCGTCACCGCCTTCGGCGTCGGCGGCGCTATCGCCAATGCCCAGGTGATCGATTTCTCCCTTGATATCGTCGAGATCGAAGGGCGGGCCTGCGCGAAGCGCGGCAAGTGGAGCGGGACAAAGCAGGTGTGGGAGCGCCCTGACGGTTTGCATACGATCCTGCCCGTATCTGTACCCGGGCCTGCGGATGCGGCCCCGATGCTTGTTGCGCAGGTCAGGGCGGGGACGATCGTCGGCGACACTGGCATGGAGGCGGCCCGGGCGCGTGTGCTCGCGCTCCTCTGA
- a CDS encoding response regulator, whose translation MLSVLYVDDEPSLLEIASIYLAETYPDIVCETAISAHIALDLVREKHFDAIVSDYQMPDMDGIAFLKALRDAGDTTPFIIFTGKGREEIVIQAINSGADYYIQKGGEICAQYAELAHAIRTAVERKRTAEALKSKHEQLALIIEKIPALLSYVGSDLRCLFVNRKFAEWYGLSEEECIGKDIKEIISERVYLGLRERLAGISCTADLTYEEVAELKDGQPRYFRVSVIPHCCDGCTVGAFLIVAEEITDLKRSWALVEIRARQQAVVAELGRMALTGVDVQTLLEAAVARVADALGVEYAKVLELAPDGRSFLLRAGVGWRPGLVGCAAVDADVRSQAGYTLLFSGPVIVEDLRTEKRFFGPPLLFDHGVVSGMSVIIGGRERPFGVLGAHTGDKRLFTEDDVHFLQGVAHILAAAVIRNQEKKG comes from the coding sequence TTGCTATCGGTATTGTATGTCGACGACGAACCATCACTGCTGGAGATCGCATCGATCTATCTTGCGGAAACCTATCCCGACATCGTCTGCGAGACCGCAATTTCAGCGCATATCGCCCTCGATCTGGTCCGGGAGAAGCACTTCGACGCTATCGTCTCTGATTACCAGATGCCGGATATGGACGGGATCGCCTTCCTGAAAGCGCTGCGGGATGCGGGGGACACCACGCCCTTCATCATCTTCACCGGGAAGGGCAGGGAGGAGATCGTCATTCAGGCGATCAACTCCGGGGCCGATTATTATATTCAGAAGGGGGGCGAGATCTGCGCCCAGTACGCCGAGCTGGCGCATGCGATCAGAACGGCGGTAGAACGAAAACGGACGGCCGAAGCCCTGAAAAGCAAGCACGAGCAACTCGCGCTGATCATCGAAAAAATACCTGCGCTGTTGTCCTATGTCGGTTCTGATCTGCGGTGCCTGTTTGTGAACCGGAAGTTTGCCGAATGGTATGGCCTCTCCGAGGAGGAGTGCATCGGCAAGGACATCAAGGAGATCATCTCTGAACGCGTCTACCTGGGCCTCAGAGAACGGCTGGCCGGGATTTCCTGCACTGCCGATCTCACCTACGAAGAGGTTGCCGAACTGAAGGACGGGCAGCCACGATACTTCCGGGTTTCCGTGATCCCTCATTGTTGTGATGGGTGCACTGTCGGGGCCTTCCTCATCGTGGCCGAGGAGATCACCGATCTCAAACGATCCTGGGCGCTCGTTGAAATCCGGGCACGCCAGCAGGCCGTCGTCGCCGAACTCGGGCGGATGGCCCTGACCGGCGTCGATGTCCAGACTCTTCTGGAGGCGGCGGTTGCCCGGGTTGCCGATGCCCTCGGGGTCGAATACGCCAAGGTGCTGGAGCTCGCGCCGGACGGTCGGTCCTTTCTTCTCCGCGCCGGTGTCGGCTGGCGCCCCGGTCTGGTGGGGTGCGCCGCGGTCGATGCCGATGTCAGGTCGCAGGCCGGCTACACGCTTCTCTTCAGCGGCCCGGTGATCGTCGAGGACCTGCGCACCGAGAAACGGTTTTTCGGCCCGCCCCTCCTCTTCGACCATGGTGTGGTCAGCGGGATGAGCGTCATCATCGGTGGCAGGGAGAGGCCGTTCGGCGTGCTGGGGGCGCACACCGGAGATAAACGCCTCTTCACCGAGGACGACGTACACTTTCTCCAGGGTGTCGCCCACATCCTTGCCGCCGCCGTTATCCGCAACCAGGAGAAGAAGGGCTGA
- a CDS encoding DUF47 domain-containing protein: MNLGCIVGLKEWIVPQDKAFFDLFEQMADMVNEGAVFLNVIINNYVDVQNQCHKMKQIEHQGDLIAHQVYEQLNRTFITPLEPEEISRLATALDDILDYIDGTTQQMYGYGVTETDDFMKELARLILLSTQEVQTAVRLIRKLDDPRAVEQHCIEINRLENLADVVLGNAIKSLFATNDAITIIKLKDIYENLEVATDKCEDVANVLSDIAIRHS, from the coding sequence ATGAATCTTGGGTGTATTGTGGGCCTGAAAGAATGGATTGTGCCGCAGGATAAGGCATTTTTTGACCTCTTCGAACAGATGGCCGATATGGTGAACGAGGGCGCCGTTTTTCTCAACGTTATCATCAACAATTATGTCGACGTTCAGAACCAGTGCCACAAGATGAAGCAGATCGAGCACCAGGGCGATCTGATCGCGCATCAGGTGTACGAGCAGTTGAACCGGACGTTCATCACCCCGCTCGAGCCCGAGGAGATCTCGAGGCTTGCCACGGCGCTCGACGACATCCTGGACTATATCGACGGCACGACCCAGCAGATGTACGGCTACGGCGTAACCGAGACCGACGACTTCATGAAAGAGCTTGCGCGGCTCATTCTCCTCTCGACCCAGGAGGTCCAGACGGCGGTGCGCCTGATCCGCAAACTCGACGACCCCCGTGCCGTGGAACAGCACTGCATCGAGATAAACCGGCTTGAAAACCTCGCCGATGTCGTGCTCGGCAATGCCATCAAGAGCCTCTTCGCCACCAACGATGCCATTACGATCATCAAACTCAAGGACATCTACGAGAACCTTGAGGTGGCCACCGACAAGTGCGAGGACGTAGCGAACGTGCTGTCAGACATTGCGATCCGGCATTCGTGA
- a CDS encoding inorganic phosphate transporter, whose product MEIIILGIALALLFNFVNGLNDAANSIATVIATKVLSPFKAVLLASFFNLVGPLLFTTAIAKTIGRGLVDPGILTPMLILMALIGAVLWVFFCSYFGIPVSSSHALIGGLIGAATARAGIGSILWPSGTLVVELVLMLLIGAAGGIAVAIYLSKTHGEHWARYIPIGALSGITVLIPILVASRLLPRSGILGVIVFMVVSPMLGFMVAYGFGIIIMRLFSHSNSPLLNHGFKKLQIVAAAFQSIGHGSNDAQNAMGIITAMLVAAGILTEFTVPLWVILLSCAAMSLGTLLGGWRVVDMMANKITKMQPYQGFCASSAGGAVLSVVTAFGVPVSTTHAMSGAIMGVGATKGYSAVKWGIVRDIVAAWVMTVPASAAVAWGCYVLVTIFFPSL is encoded by the coding sequence ATGGAAATCATCATCCTCGGTATCGCCCTGGCCCTGTTGTTCAATTTTGTCAACGGCCTCAACGACGCCGCAAACTCCATTGCAACGGTGATCGCCACCAAGGTGCTCTCGCCGTTCAAGGCCGTCCTTCTCGCCTCTTTTTTCAATCTCGTCGGTCCCCTCCTCTTCACGACGGCGATCGCCAAGACCATCGGGCGCGGCCTTGTCGACCCTGGCATCCTCACCCCGATGCTCATACTCATGGCCCTGATCGGTGCGGTGCTCTGGGTGTTCTTCTGCTCGTACTTCGGGATACCGGTCTCCAGCAGCCACGCCCTCATCGGCGGCCTTATTGGGGCGGCGACCGCCCGGGCCGGCATTGGATCGATCCTCTGGCCCTCGGGGACGCTGGTGGTCGAACTCGTCCTGATGCTCCTGATCGGTGCGGCTGGCGGGATCGCCGTCGCAATATATCTCTCGAAGACGCACGGCGAACACTGGGCGCGGTATATTCCTATCGGGGCGCTCTCCGGGATCACCGTCCTGATCCCGATCCTGGTCGCCTCCCGCCTTCTCCCGAGATCAGGCATCCTGGGTGTCATCGTCTTTATGGTCGTCTCACCGATGCTCGGGTTTATGGTTGCCTATGGTTTCGGCATTATCATTATGCGGCTTTTTTCTCACTCGAACTCCCCCCTGCTCAATCATGGTTTCAAGAAACTTCAGATCGTGGCGGCCGCCTTTCAGTCGATCGGGCACGGGAGCAATGACGCCCAGAACGCCATGGGCATTATCACGGCGATGCTGGTTGCGGCAGGGATCCTTACCGAGTTCACCGTTCCTCTCTGGGTGATCCTCCTCTCCTGTGCTGCAATGTCTCTTGGAACCCTGCTTGGGGGGTGGCGGGTCGTCGATATGATGGCGAACAAGATCACAAAAATGCAGCCGTATCAGGGCTTTTGCGCCTCAAGTGCAGGCGGTGCGGTACTCTCGGTCGTGACCGCCTTTGGTGTTCCCGTCTCGACCACCCATGCGATGAGCGGTGCGATCATGGGGGTCGGGGCGACCAAGGGCTATTCGGCGGTGAAGTGGGGGATTGTGCGGGACATCGTTGCCGCATGGGTGATGACCGTCCCGGCCTCGGCGGCGGTTGCATGGGGCTGCTATGTCCTTGTCACGATCTTCTTCCCCTCACTATAA